One part of the Algibacter sp. L1A34 genome encodes these proteins:
- a CDS encoding succinate dehydrogenase/fumarate reductase iron-sulfur subunit: MNLTLKIWRQKDAGSKGQMVDYKVTDISEHMSFLEMMDVLNEQLVNSGEEPVAFDHDCREGICGACSLYINGEAHGPDRGITTCQLHMRMFNDGDTITIEPFRASAFPVIKDLIVDRMAFERIQQSGGFISVNTSGNTQDANGLPISKHAADAAMDAAACIGCGACVATCKNSSAMLFVGAKVSQYALLPQGQVEAADRVQNMVAQMDLEGFGNCTNTGACEVECPKGITLESIARMNRELMKASI; the protein is encoded by the coding sequence ATGAATTTAACACTTAAAATTTGGAGACAAAAAGACGCTGGTTCAAAGGGTCAAATGGTAGACTATAAAGTGACTGATATTTCAGAACATATGTCTTTCTTAGAAATGATGGATGTTTTAAATGAACAATTAGTAAATTCTGGTGAAGAACCTGTTGCTTTTGATCATGATTGTAGAGAAGGTATTTGTGGTGCGTGTTCTTTATACATAAATGGTGAAGCTCATGGTCCTGATAGAGGTATTACTACTTGTCAGTTACACATGCGTATGTTTAACGATGGAGACACTATTACTATAGAGCCATTTAGAGCATCAGCATTTCCTGTAATAAAAGATTTAATTGTAGATAGAATGGCTTTTGAGCGTATTCAACAATCAGGTGGTTTTATTTCTGTAAATACTTCTGGTAATACGCAAGATGCTAATGGACTTCCTATTTCTAAACATGCAGCAGATGCAGCTATGGATGCAGCGGCTTGTATTGGTTGTGGTGCTTGTGTAGCTACTTGTAAAAACTCTTCTGCAATGTTATTTGTGGGCGCTAAAGTATCTCAATATGCTTTATTACCACAAGGGCAAGTAGAAGCTGCAGATCGTGTACAAAACATGGTTGCACAAATGGATTTAGAAGGTTTTGGAAACTGTACTAATACAGGTGCATGTGAAGTTGAGTGTCCTAAAGGAATTACTTTAGAGAGTATTGCAAGAATGAATAGAGAGCTTATGAAAGCTTCTATATAA
- a CDS encoding succinate dehydrogenase cytochrome b subunit — MGGFFKSSIGRKVAMALSAFFLMFFLIIHLAVNITSLFGETVFNDMSHFMGTNPLIQFALQPVLIFGVVFHFVMGFVLELKNKKANGVAYAKNNGAANSTWMSRNMIYSGLAILAFIVLHFIDFWIPELNTKYVVGDMSGMHDGNFRYYHELVEKFQNPARVVAYVVAFVLLGLHLAHGFTSAFQSMGVTAGRKKTLQSIGKGYSIIIPLGFIIVAISHYFNH, encoded by the coding sequence ATGGGCGGATTTTTTAAATCTTCAATTGGAAGAAAAGTTGCTATGGCACTTTCTGCATTCTTCCTCATGTTTTTCTTAATAATACATTTAGCAGTAAATATTACTTCTTTATTTGGTGAAACGGTCTTTAACGACATGTCTCATTTTATGGGAACCAATCCTTTAATACAATTTGCTTTGCAGCCTGTATTAATTTTTGGAGTTGTATTTCACTTTGTAATGGGATTTGTATTAGAGTTGAAAAACAAAAAGGCGAATGGAGTTGCTTATGCAAAAAACAATGGTGCAGCTAATTCTACTTGGATGAGTAGAAACATGATTTACAGTGGTCTTGCTATATTAGCATTTATTGTGCTTCACTTTATTGATTTCTGGATACCAGAATTAAACACTAAATACGTAGTAGGTGATATGTCTGGTATGCATGATGGTAATTTTAGATATTATCATGAGTTGGTGGAGAAATTCCAAAACCCAGCAAGAGTTGTTGCTTACGTTGTAGCATTTGTACTTTTAGGATTGCATTTAGCACACGGATTTACATCTGCATTCCAATCGATGGGAGTAACGGCAGGACGTAAAAAAACACTTCAAAGTATAGGGAAAGGATATTCTATTATAATACCATTAGGGTTTATAATAGTAGCAATTTCTCATTATTTTAACCATTAA
- a CDS encoding fumarate reductase/succinate dehydrogenase flavoprotein subunit produces MALDSKVPEGPIKDKWTNYKDKINLVNPANKRHIDIIVVGTGLAGGSAAATLAELGYNVKAFAYQDSPRRAHSIAAQGGINAAKNYMGDGDSNYRLFYDTVKGGDYRSREANVYRLAEVSSNIIDQCVAQGVPFARDYGGLLDNRSFGGVLVSRTFYAKGQTGQQLLLGCYSAMNRQIARGKIEMFNRHEMLDVVKVDGKARGIIARNLITGEIERHSAHAVVIATGGYGNVYFLSTNAMGSNATAAWKIHKKGAYFANPCFTQIHPTCIPRSGDYQSKLTLMSESLRNDGRIWVPAKIEDAKAIQQGTLKPVQIAEEDRDYYLERRYPAFGNLVPRDVASRAAKERCDAGYGVNATGEAVYLDFASAFQRYGKQQAKLKGIKNPSKEEIVKLGQEIIEEKYGNLFQMYEKIIAENPYETPMMIYPATHYTMGGVWVDYNLMTTVEGLYCIGEANFSDHGANRLGASALMQGLADGYFVLPYTIGDYLSDDIRTGEIATDTKEFDEAEKEVKDKIDFFINNKGTKSVDYFHKRLGKVMWDKVGMSRNEKDLKEAMAEIKAIREEFWKDVMVPGSASEMNAELEKAGRVADFLELGELFAKDALVRNESCGGHFREESVELDGEQKGEAKRNDKDYAFVSAWEYKGEPADAVLHKEELEFKDIELKQRSYK; encoded by the coding sequence ATGGCTTTAGATTCAAAAGTACCAGAAGGTCCAATTAAAGATAAATGGACAAATTATAAAGACAAAATTAATCTTGTTAACCCTGCAAATAAACGTCATATTGATATTATTGTTGTAGGAACAGGATTAGCAGGTGGTTCTGCTGCTGCAACATTAGCAGAATTAGGATACAATGTAAAAGCTTTTGCTTATCAAGATTCTCCTCGTAGAGCGCATTCAATTGCAGCTCAAGGAGGGATTAATGCGGCAAAAAATTACATGGGAGATGGAGATTCTAATTACAGATTATTTTACGATACTGTAAAAGGAGGAGATTACCGTTCTCGTGAAGCAAATGTTTACAGGTTAGCAGAAGTTTCTTCAAATATTATTGATCAATGTGTAGCACAAGGGGTTCCTTTTGCACGTGATTATGGTGGTTTGTTAGATAATCGTTCTTTTGGAGGGGTTTTAGTTTCAAGAACTTTTTATGCAAAAGGACAAACAGGACAACAATTATTATTAGGATGTTATTCGGCAATGAACCGCCAAATTGCTCGTGGTAAAATTGAAATGTTCAATCGTCACGAAATGTTAGATGTTGTAAAAGTTGATGGTAAAGCAAGAGGTATTATTGCTCGTAATTTAATTACAGGAGAAATAGAACGCCACTCTGCACACGCTGTTGTAATTGCAACTGGAGGATATGGAAACGTTTATTTCTTATCTACCAATGCAATGGGTTCTAACGCAACTGCTGCTTGGAAAATTCATAAAAAAGGAGCGTATTTCGCAAATCCTTGTTTTACACAAATTCACCCAACGTGTATTCCACGTTCTGGAGATTACCAATCTAAATTGACGTTAATGTCAGAGTCATTACGTAATGATGGTAGAATTTGGGTTCCAGCAAAAATAGAAGATGCAAAAGCAATTCAACAAGGTACATTAAAGCCAGTACAGATTGCGGAAGAGGATAGAGATTATTATTTAGAGCGTCGTTATCCTGCATTTGGTAACTTGGTACCTCGTGATGTAGCTTCTAGAGCTGCAAAAGAACGTTGTGATGCTGGTTATGGTGTAAATGCAACAGGAGAAGCTGTGTATTTAGATTTTGCTTCTGCTTTTCAGCGTTATGGAAAACAACAAGCTAAATTAAAAGGAATAAAAAATCCTTCTAAAGAAGAAATTGTAAAATTAGGACAAGAAATTATTGAAGAAAAATATGGAAATTTATTTCAGATGTATGAAAAAATCATCGCTGAAAACCCGTATGAAACTCCAATGATGATATATCCAGCAACACACTATACAATGGGTGGTGTTTGGGTTGATTATAACTTAATGACTACTGTTGAAGGTTTATATTGTATTGGTGAAGCAAACTTCTCTGATCACGGTGCAAACAGATTAGGTGCTTCTGCATTAATGCAAGGTTTAGCCGATGGTTATTTTGTTCTACCTTATACTATTGGAGATTATTTATCTGATGATATTAGAACAGGAGAAATTGCTACGGATACAAAAGAGTTTGATGAAGCAGAAAAAGAAGTAAAAGATAAAATAGATTTCTTTATCAATAACAAAGGAACTAAAAGTGTAGATTATTTCCACAAACGTCTTGGTAAAGTAATGTGGGATAAAGTAGGAATGTCTCGTAACGAAAAAGATTTAAAAGAAGCTATGGCAGAAATTAAAGCGATTCGTGAAGAATTCTGGAAAGACGTAATGGTTCCTGGAAGCGCAAGCGAAATGAATGCTGAATTAGAAAAGGCAGGTCGTGTAGCAGACTTTTTAGAATTAGGAGAGTTATTTGCTAAAGATGCTTTAGTAAGAAATGAATCTTGCGGTGGACACTTTAGAGAAGAATCTGTAGAGTTAGATGGTGAGCAAAAAGGAGAGGCGAAACGTAATGATAAAGATTATGCTTTTGTATCTGCTTGGGAATATAAAGGAGAACCTGCAGATGCAGTTTTACATAAAGAAGAATTAGAATTTAAAGATATAGAACTAAAACAACGTTCATACAAATAA
- a CDS encoding inorganic phosphate transporter, whose amino-acid sequence MDNIYLYMIIALAILAVADLVVGVSNDAVNFLNSAIGSKAVSFKTIMIVASLGVAVGAVFSSGMMEVARKGIFNPSEFMFSEIMIIFMAVMITDILLLDFFNSVGMPTSTTVSIVFELLGAAVAISLIKIGHDGGDFTDVVNYINTSKASQIIFGILLSVVVAFSVGAFVQWVSRLLLSYNFESKAPWVGALFGGFALTAITYFIFMKGLKGTSYAKDSFDILGGRTMNDFLEAQVALIVLVSFAFWSLLSLAVITFLKANIYKLIILVGTFALALAFAGNDLVNFIGVPIAAYNAFLEWSASGVPATQFPMDVLAEKVPTNNWLLFAAGMIMVLTLWFSSKAKNVVKTSLDLASQSETKERFEPNFLSRGFVRLALLISQFTNLILPKSLQDKIDKQFEVPVIKVSKNKTVELPAFDLVRAAVNLMIAAVLISIATSYKLPLSTTYVTFMVAMGSSLADRAWGAESAVYRVAGVINVIGGWFFTAFSAFSAAALVAYLLNLNITVMFPILLVAAFALLIRSSIVHNKKSKEVSAEDSLIKAESSSVQGVIHESAGNIASVVKRGNKIYTNAINGLAKQDLQSLKKNQKQVAKLSVEVDDLRNNIFYFIKNLDESSLGASNFYINVLGYLQDMAQSLEYISKVSYKHINNNHKKLKFNQIKELKEVDIALEQLFFDTKTAFDSRSFEQIGKILSRKDEVFNIVTEKIQKQVERTRTEESSPKNTTLYFSVLLETKDLLKATMSLLEEYYNAHDSSVKPATISGSEEEE is encoded by the coding sequence ATGGATAATATCTATTTATACATGATTATCGCCCTTGCCATTCTTGCTGTTGCAGATTTGGTAGTTGGCGTTAGTAACGATGCAGTAAATTTTTTAAATTCTGCTATTGGCTCTAAAGCCGTTTCTTTTAAAACTATTATGATTGTTGCTAGTTTAGGCGTCGCCGTAGGTGCCGTGTTTTCTAGTGGAATGATGGAGGTTGCCAGAAAAGGAATTTTTAATCCAAGTGAATTTATGTTTAGTGAAATCATGATCATATTTATGGCCGTGATGATTACAGATATTCTCCTGCTTGATTTTTTCAACTCCGTTGGTATGCCAACATCCACCACAGTATCTATCGTTTTCGAATTATTGGGTGCTGCAGTCGCCATCTCATTAATAAAAATTGGTCATGATGGTGGCGATTTTACTGATGTGGTAAATTACATTAATACCTCCAAAGCCTCCCAGATTATATTCGGTATTCTACTCTCGGTGGTGGTCGCATTCTCTGTTGGTGCATTTGTTCAATGGGTATCAAGATTACTTTTATCTTATAATTTTGAAAGTAAAGCGCCATGGGTTGGTGCTCTATTTGGTGGTTTCGCTTTAACAGCGATTACTTATTTCATTTTTATGAAAGGATTAAAAGGAACATCATACGCTAAAGATTCTTTCGATATTTTAGGAGGACGTACTATGAACGATTTCTTGGAAGCCCAAGTCGCTTTAATAGTTTTAGTCAGTTTTGCATTTTGGTCATTATTATCATTAGCCGTTATTACTTTTCTTAAGGCTAATATTTATAAACTTATTATCTTAGTAGGTACTTTCGCCCTTGCTTTAGCCTTTGCTGGTAACGATTTAGTAAACTTTATTGGAGTACCAATTGCTGCCTATAATGCTTTTTTAGAATGGTCGGCCTCTGGAGTTCCGGCAACTCAATTCCCAATGGATGTTCTAGCAGAGAAAGTACCAACCAATAACTGGTTATTATTTGCTGCAGGAATGATTATGGTATTAACCTTGTGGTTTTCATCTAAAGCTAAAAACGTTGTAAAAACATCGTTAGATTTAGCCAGTCAAAGTGAAACAAAAGAACGCTTTGAGCCAAACTTCTTATCACGAGGTTTTGTTCGTTTAGCTCTTTTAATCTCGCAATTTACCAACCTTATATTACCCAAATCTTTACAAGATAAAATAGATAAACAATTTGAAGTTCCTGTAATAAAAGTTTCAAAAAACAAAACGGTAGAATTACCTGCTTTCGATTTAGTTAGAGCTGCCGTAAACTTAATGATTGCAGCCGTTTTAATTTCAATAGCTACATCTTATAAGTTACCGCTTTCTACAACCTACGTTACTTTTATGGTTGCCATGGGATCTTCACTTGCCGATAGGGCTTGGGGAGCAGAAAGTGCTGTTTACCGTGTTGCAGGTGTAATAAATGTTATTGGTGGATGGTTTTTCACTGCCTTTAGTGCCTTTTCTGCAGCAGCTTTAGTTGCTTACTTATTAAACTTGAACATTACAGTAATGTTTCCAATTTTATTAGTTGCAGCCTTTGCTTTACTTATTAGAAGTTCTATTGTTCATAATAAAAAATCTAAAGAAGTAAGCGCAGAAGACAGCTTAATAAAAGCTGAAAGCAGCTCTGTACAAGGAGTAATTCACGAAAGCGCAGGTAATATTGCAAGCGTTGTTAAACGTGGAAACAAGATCTATACAAATGCTATAAATGGTCTAGCTAAACAAGATTTACAATCTCTTAAAAAGAACCAGAAACAAGTAGCGAAACTATCTGTTGAAGTTGACGATTTACGTAATAACATTTTCTACTTCATTAAGAATTTAGATGAATCGAGTCTTGGAGCAAGTAACTTCTACATTAATGTTTTAGGCTATTTACAAGATATGGCACAATCTTTAGAATACATTTCTAAAGTAAGCTATAAGCATATTAACAACAATCACAAAAAACTTAAATTCAATCAAATTAAGGAATTAAAAGAAGTTGATATAGCGTTAGAGCAATTATTTTTTGACACAAAAACAGCTTTCGATTCTCGTTCATTTGAACAAATAGGAAAAATTTTAAGCAGAAAAGATGAAGTGTTTAATATTGTAACCGAAAAAATCCAGAAGCAAGTAGAACGTACTAGAACTGAAGAATCAAGTCCTAAAAACACGACTTTATACTTTAGTGTATTGTTAGAAACTAAGGATTTACTTAAGGCAACAATGAGCTTACTAGAAGAATATTATAACGCACATGATTCCTCGGTAAAACCGGCCACTATTTCTGGTTCTGAAGAAGAGGAATAA
- a CDS encoding pyrimidine/purine nucleoside phosphorylase, with translation MISANEYFDGNVKSLAYSSATGKSTIGVMEVGTYEFGTSTHETMSVIEGEMEVKLPNAPEWKIYKAGASYSIDANEKFQVKVSVQTSYLCQYV, from the coding sequence ATGATATCTGCAAACGAATACTTTGATGGCAACGTAAAATCTTTAGCCTATTCATCTGCAACAGGAAAATCGACCATAGGTGTTATGGAAGTTGGAACATACGAATTTGGCACATCTACACACGAAACTATGAGTGTTATTGAAGGTGAAATGGAAGTTAAACTACCAAACGCACCTGAATGGAAAATTTATAAAGCCGGTGCATCTTACTCTATTGATGCTAATGAAAAGTTTCAAGTAAAAGTTAGCGTTCAAACTTCATACTTATGCCAATATGTTTAA